In Synechococcus sp. HK05, one DNA window encodes the following:
- the grpE gene encoding nucleotide exchange factor GrpE, which yields MSGEATPFPQESADTLNTSGEAPAEVAAEQAPAPEAAAEAPSASADPEQRVRELEAELEALKAEHETMRSQYMRIAADFDNFRKRQSRDQDDLRVQIACSTLSEILPVVDNFERARQQLEPQAEEAQTIHRSYQGLYKQLVDVFKQLGVSPMRVEGEPFDPNLHEAVLREPSEEHVEDVVIAELQRGYHLNGRVLRHALVKVSMGPGPSGSEPAPADSAPAEHEA from the coding sequence ATGAGCGGCGAAGCGACCCCCTTCCCCCAGGAATCCGCCGACACCCTCAACACCTCTGGTGAAGCCCCTGCAGAGGTGGCGGCAGAGCAGGCTCCTGCCCCTGAAGCAGCGGCTGAGGCTCCTTCAGCCAGCGCTGATCCTGAGCAGCGGGTACGTGAGCTGGAGGCGGAGCTCGAAGCGCTGAAGGCCGAACACGAAACGATGCGCAGCCAATACATGCGCATCGCCGCCGACTTCGACAACTTCCGCAAGCGCCAGAGCCGCGACCAGGACGACCTGCGCGTGCAGATCGCCTGCAGCACCTTGAGCGAAATCCTGCCGGTGGTGGACAACTTCGAGCGGGCCCGCCAGCAGCTCGAACCCCAGGCCGAGGAAGCGCAAACCATCCACCGCAGCTACCAGGGCCTCTACAAGCAGCTGGTGGATGTGTTCAAGCAGCTGGGCGTCTCGCCGATGCGGGTGGAGGGTGAACCCTTCGATCCCAACCTGCATGAGGCGGTGCTGCGTGAACCCAGCGAGGAGCACGTGGAAGACGTGGTGATCGCCGAGCTGCAGCGCGGCTACCACCTCAACGGCCGGGTGCTGCGTCACGCCCTGGTGAAGGTGTCGATGGGCCCTGGCCCCAGCGGCTCTGAGCCTGCCCCGGCTGACAGTGCGCCCGCCGAGCACGAGGCCTGA
- the dnaJ gene encoding molecular chaperone DnaJ — MADYYDLLGVARDSDADTLKRAYRRLARQYHPDINKEPGAEDKFKEIGRAYEVLSDPQTRARYDQFGEAGLGGGAGMPDMGDMGGFADLFETFFSGFGGGMGGPGAGGARRRGPRQGDDLRFDLTVSFSEAVFGKEKEIQIRHLETCNSCSGSGAKSGSGPTSCGTCGGAGQVRRATRTPFGSFTQVAPCPTCEGSGQVIADPCNACGGQGVQQVRKKLRINIPAGVDSGTRLRVANEGNAGQRGGPPGDLYVFLTVQSHPQLRRDGINIHSEVVVNYLQAILGDMIEVETVDGPEQLEIPAGTQPGAVLTLTGKGVPKLGNPVARGNHLIAIKVQLPTKLNREEKELLEQLAGHHTAKGHKHPHKSGLFGGLFG; from the coding sequence ATGGCCGATTACTACGACCTGTTGGGGGTCGCCCGCGATTCCGACGCCGACACCCTCAAGCGGGCTTACCGGCGTCTGGCGCGTCAGTACCACCCGGATATCAATAAAGAACCCGGCGCTGAAGACAAGTTCAAGGAGATCGGCCGCGCCTACGAGGTGCTGAGCGATCCCCAGACCCGCGCGCGCTACGACCAGTTCGGTGAGGCGGGTTTGGGCGGCGGCGCCGGCATGCCCGACATGGGCGATATGGGCGGCTTCGCCGACCTGTTTGAAACCTTCTTCAGCGGCTTCGGTGGAGGCATGGGCGGCCCCGGCGCTGGGGGTGCCCGCCGCCGCGGTCCGCGTCAGGGCGATGACCTGCGCTTCGACCTCACCGTGAGCTTCAGCGAAGCGGTGTTTGGCAAGGAAAAGGAGATCCAGATCCGCCACCTGGAAACCTGCAACAGCTGCAGCGGCTCCGGTGCCAAGAGCGGCAGCGGTCCCACCAGCTGCGGCACCTGCGGCGGCGCCGGCCAGGTGCGCCGCGCCACCCGCACCCCCTTCGGCAGCTTCACCCAGGTGGCTCCCTGTCCCACCTGCGAGGGCAGCGGTCAGGTGATCGCCGATCCCTGCAACGCCTGTGGCGGCCAGGGCGTGCAACAGGTGCGCAAGAAGCTGCGCATCAACATCCCTGCCGGTGTTGATAGCGGCACCCGCCTGCGGGTGGCCAATGAAGGCAACGCCGGCCAGCGCGGTGGTCCGCCGGGGGATCTGTATGTGTTCCTCACGGTGCAATCGCATCCGCAGCTGCGGCGTGATGGCATCAACATCCACTCCGAGGTGGTGGTGAACTACCTCCAGGCGATCCTCGGCGACATGATCGAAGTGGAAACCGTGGATGGCCCCGAGCAGCTGGAGATCCCTGCCGGCACTCAGCCGGGGGCGGTGCTCACCCTCACCGGCAAAGGGGTGCCGAAGCTGGGCAATCCGGTGGCCCGCGGCAATCACCTGATCGCGATCAAGGTGCAGCTGCCCACCAAGCTCAACCGCGAGGAGAAGGAGCTGCTGGAGCAGCTCGCGGGCCACCACACCGCCAAGGGCCACAAGCACCCGCACAAGAGCGGTTTGTTCGGCGGCCTCTTCGGCTGA
- a CDS encoding sulfurtransferase TusA family protein: MSAASPDPTAAPDPAVQLDLRGTPCPLNFIRSKLALEKLELGAWLQVELDAGEPEQMVASGLREAGQHVQVESLESGAVRLLIQRLG; encoded by the coding sequence GTGAGCGCCGCCAGCCCCGATCCAACAGCCGCGCCGGATCCAGCCGTTCAGCTCGATCTGCGCGGTACCCCCTGCCCGCTCAACTTCATCCGCAGCAAGCTGGCGCTGGAGAAACTCGAGCTGGGTGCCTGGTTGCAGGTGGAGCTCGATGCGGGCGAGCCCGAGCAGATGGTGGCCTCGGGGCTGCGGGAGGCGGGCCAGCATGTCCAGGTGGAATCCCTAGAGAGCGGCGCGGTGCGCCTGTTGATTCAGCGCCTTGGCTGA